In Eubalaena glacialis isolate mEubGla1 chromosome 4, mEubGla1.1.hap2.+ XY, whole genome shotgun sequence, one DNA window encodes the following:
- the MYO1F gene encoding unconventional myosin-If yields MGVGRPGLQLASLKEPEGAGAGSEGVGFCPRHLLDVWQLTASRNCHFLLVSQRSGDGPTLGSHVCQAQLPSPVAAAPPDKGSEKGAVIRGTRSGSPLKQQEQGHAQAAPWSPLSLHPCHNPFRHPPGAQTPAPTMGNKERFHWQSHNVKQSGVDDMVLLPQITEDAIVGNLRKRFMDDYIFTYIGSVLISVNPFKQMPYFTDREIDLYQGAAQYENPPHIYALTDNMYRNMLIDCENQCVIISGESGAGKTVAAKYIMGYISKVSGGGEKVQHVKDIILQSNPLLEAFGNAKTVRNNNSSRFGKYFEIQFSRGGEPDGGKISNFLLEKSRVVMQNENERNFHIYYQLLEGASQEQRQNLGLMTPDYYYYLNQADTYKVDGTDDRSDFSETLSAMQVIGIPPNVQQLVLQLVAGILHLGNISFREDGNYARVESADLLAFPAYLLGIDSGRLQEKLTSRKMDSRWGGRSESIDVTLNVEQAAYTRDALAKGLYSRLFNFLVEAINRAMQKPQEEYSIGVLDIYGFEIFQKNGFEQFCINFVNEKLQQIFIELTLKAEQEEYVQEGIRWTPIQYFNNKIVCDLIENKLNPPGIMSVLDDVCATMHATGGGADQTLLQKLQAAVGTHEHFNSWSAGFVIHHYAGKVSYDVSGFCERNRDVLFSDLIELMQTSEQAFLRMLFPEKLDVEKKGRPSTAGSKIKKQANDLVSTLKRCTPHYLRCIKPNETKRPRDWEENRVKHQVEYLGLKENIRVRRAGFAYRRQFAKFLQRYAILTPETWPHWRGDERQGVQHLLRAVNMEPDQYQMGSTKVFVKNPESLFLLEEMRERKFDGFARTIQKAWRRHVAVRKYEEMREEASNILLNKKERRRNSINRNFVGDYLGLEERPELRQFLGKRERVDFADSVNKYDRRFKAIKRDLILTPKCVYVIGREKVKKGPEKGQVREVLKKKLEIQALRGVSLSTRQDDFFILQEDTADSFLESVFKTEFVSLLCKRFEEAVRRPLPLTFSDTLQFRVKKEGWGGGGTRSVTFSRGSGDVAMLKASGRTLSVGVGDGLPKSSKPTRKGMAQGKPRRSAQAPTRAAPGPPRGLDRNGVPPSARGGPLPLEFTSRRGSQKPPQGPPSSALGASRRPRAQPPSEHNTEFLNVPDQGMAGMQRKRSIGQRPVPGVGRPKPQPRTHGPRCRALYQYVGQDVDELSFNVNEVIEILMEDSSGWWKGRLHGQEGLFPGNYVEKI; encoded by the exons atgggggtggggcgacCAGGCCTGCAGCTGGCCAGCCTGAAGGAGCCCGAGGGGGCAGGAGCTGGGAGTGAAGG GGTCGGCTTCTGCCCCCGCCACCTCCTCGATGTGTGGCAGCTGACAGCCTCTAGGAACTGCCATTTCCTGCTGGTCTCCCAAAGATCCGGAGATGGGCCGACACTTGGATCCCACGTGTGCCAG gcccAGCTTCCCTCCCCTGTAGCCGCGGCCCCTCCCGACAAAGGAAGTGAGAAGGGGGCTGTCATAAGAGGAACTAGGTCTGGGAGTCCGCTGAAGCAGCAGGAACAGGGCCATGCCCAAGCCGCCCCCTGGAGCCCCCTGAGCCTGCATCCCTGCCACAACCCATTCAGACAtcccccaggggcccagacaccaGCCCCCACCATG ggcaacAAGGAGCGTTTCCACTGGCAGAGCCACAATGTGAAGCAGAGTGGCGTGGACGACATGGTGCTGCTGCCCCAGATCACCGAGGACGCCATCGTGGGCAACCTCCGCAAGCGCTTCATGGACGACTACATCTTT ACCTACATCGGCTCCGTGCTCATCTCCGTAAACCCCTTCAAGCAGATGCCCTACTTCACTGACCGTGAGATCGACCTCTACCAGGGCGCG GCCCAGTACGAGAATCCCCCGCACATCTATGCCCTCACAGACAACATGTACCGGAACATGCTCATTGACTGTGAGAACCAGTGTGTCATCATCAG TGGAGAGAGTGGAGCTGGGAAGACGGTGGCAGCTAAATACATCATGGGCTACATCTCCAAGGTGTCGGGCGGAGGCGAGAAGGTCCAG CATGTGAAGGACAtcatcctgcaatcaaatccacTGCTGGAAGCCTTTGGCAATGCCAAGACTGTGCGCAACAATAATTCCAGTCGCTTT GGCAAGTACTTTGAGATCCAGTTCAGCCGCGGTGGGGAGCCAGATGGGGGCAAGATCTCCAACTTCTTGCTGGAGAAATCCCGAGTGGTCATGCAGAATGAAAACGAGAGGAACTTCCACATCTACTACCAG CTGCTGGAAGGGGCTTCTCAGGAGCAACGGCAGAACCTGGGGCTCATGACCCCCGACTACTATTACTACCTCAACCAAGCAGACACCTACAAGGTCGACGGCACCGATGACCGGAGCGACTTCAGTGAGACTCTG AGTGCCATGCAGGTCATCGGGATCCCGCCCAATGTCCAGCAGCTGGTCCTGCAGCTTGTGGCAGGGATCTTGCACTTGGGAAACATCAGCTTCCGCGAAGATGGGAATTATGCCCGGGTGGAGAGTGCAGACC TCTTGGCCTTCCCCGCCTACCTCCTGGGCATAGACAGCGGGCGGCTGCAGGAGAAGCTGACCAGCCGCAAGATGgacagccgctggggcgggcgcaGCGAGTCCATTGACGTGACCTTGAACGTGGAACAGGCAGCCTACACTCGGGACGCCCTGGCCAAGGGTCTCTACTCCCGTCTCTTCAACTTCCTCGTAGAG GCCATTAACCGTGCCATGCAGAAGCCCCAGGAGGAGTACAGTATCGGTGTGCTTGACATCTATGGCTTTGAGATCTTCCAG AAAAACGGCTTTGAGCAGTTCTGCATCAACTTCGTCAACGAGAAGCTACAGCAGATCTTTATCGAACTCACCCTGAAGGCTGAACAG GAGGAATACGTACAGGAGGGCATCCGCTGGACCCCCATCCAGTACTTCAACAACAAAATCGTCTGTGACCTCATTGAAAACAAGCTG AACCCACCAGGCATCATGAGCGTCCTGGACGACGTGTGCGCCACCATGCACGCCACGGGCGGCGGCGCCGACCAGACGCTGCTGCAGAAACTTCAGGCGGCCGTGGGCACCCACGAGCACTTCAACAGCTGGAGTGCCGGCTTCGTCATCCACCACTACGCGGGCAAG GTATCCTATGATGTCAGCGGCTTCTGCGAGAGGAACCGTGATGTCCTCTTCTCCGACCTCATAGAGCTGATGCAGACCAGTGAGCA GGCCTTCCTCCGGATGCTCTTTCCCGAGAAGCTGGATGTAGAAAAGAAGGGCCGCCCCAGCACAGCCGGCTCCAAGATCAAG AAACAAGCCAACGACCTGGTATCCACGCTGAAGAGGTGCACACCCCACTACCTCCGCTGCATCAAGCCCAACGAGACCAAGAGGCCCCGTGACTGGGAGGAGAACAG GGTCAAGCACCAGGTGGAGTATCTGGGCCTAAAGGAGAACATCAGGGTGCGCCGGGCAGGCTTCGCCTACCGCCGCCAGTTTGCCAAGTTCCTGCAGAG gTATGCTATTCTGACCCCCGAGACGTGGCCGCACTGGCGTGGGGACGAGCGTCAGGGGGTCCAGCACTTGCTGCGGGCAGTCAACATGGAGCCAGACCAGTACCAGATGGGGAGCACCAAGGTCTTCGTCAAGAACCCTGAGTCc CTCTTCCTTCTGGAGGAGATGCGAGAGCGCAAGTTCGATGGCTTTGCCCGCACCATCCAGAAGGCCTGGCGGCGCCATGTGGCAGTCCGGAAGTACGAGGAGATGCGGGAGGAAG CTTCCAACATCCTGCTGAACAAGAAGGAGCGGAGACGGAACAGCATCAATAGGAACTTCGTCGGGGACTACCTGGGGCTGGAGGAGCGGCCGGAGCTGCGTCAGTTCCTGGGCAAGAGGGAGCGAGTGGACTTTGCTGACTCGGTCAACAAGTACGACCGCCGCTTCAAG GCCATCAAGAGGGACTTGATCCTGACGCccaagtgtgtgtatgtgatcgGGCGGGAGAAGGTGAAGAAGGGACCTGAGAAGGGCCAGGTGCGTGAGGTCCTGAAGAAGAAGCTGGAGATCCAGGCCTTACGGGGAGTTTCCCTCAG CACGAGGCAGGATGACTTCTTCATCCTCCAAGAAGACACGGCCGACAGCTTCCTGGAGAGCGTCTTCAAGACCGAGTTCGTCAGCCTCCTGTGCAAGCGCTTCGAGGAGGCGGTGCGGAGGCCCCTGCCCCTCACCTTCAGCGACAC ACTACAGTTCCGGGTGAAGAAGGAGGGCTGGGGCGGAGGTGGCACCCGCAGCGTCACTTTCTCCCGTGGCTCCGGCGACGTGGCGATGCTCAAGGCTAGCGGCCGGACCCTCTCGGTCGGCGTGGGTGATGGACTGCCCAAAAGCTCCA AGCCTACACGGAAGGGAATGGCCCAGGGAAAACCTAGAAGGTCGGCCCAGGCCCCTACCCGGGCAGCTCCCGGGCCCCCTAGAG GCCTGGATCGCAATGGGGTGCCTCCCTCTGCCAGAGGGGGCCCCCTACCCCTGGAGTTCACATCCAGACGGGGCTCCCAGAAGCCACCACAGGGCCCTCCGTCCTCAGCCTTGGGGGCCAGCAGACGCCCACGGGCACAGCCCCCCTCGGAGCACAACACGGAATTCCTCAATGTGCCTGACCAGGGCATGGCTGG CATGCAGAGGAAGCGCAGCATAGGGCAGAGACCTGTGCCTGGCGTGGGCCGACCTAAGCCCCAGCCACGGACACATGGCCCAAGGTGCCGGGCACTGTACCAGTACGTGGGCCAAGATGTGGACGAGCTGAGCTTCAACGTGAACGAGGTCATCGAGATCCTCATGGAAG ATTCCTCAGGCTGGTGGAAAGGCCGGCTGCATGGCCAGGAGGGCCTTTTCCCAGGAAACTACGTGGAGAAGATCTGA